A stretch of Borrelia turcica IST7 DNA encodes these proteins:
- a CDS encoding mechanosensitive ion channel family protein yields the protein MSEQPMTSNVFKEIFVFQNYFNKMIETIISYGFKILIAFFIWYCLRIFINKLSKLFLKTLAKSKLETKLDSTIFNFLKSFFKVMVDMVLILIILPYLGVSTTSIFAIFGSLSIAIGLAAQGILSNFVSGLIVLNSNFFKIGDYIKCDDVEGQVDDVQIFFTTLKTVDGKVVKLPNSKFTNIAVINFSANPKRRVAFDFQVPYDTDISLLKDKIEKLAFSFNKEQYGIENPSVVVESYTPYYIIMQVRCFVNTEFFWDFQYFIAENIKGVLDDMGIKYPIHIVDFTKLY from the coding sequence ATGAGTGAACAACCAATGACCTCAAATGTATTTAAAGAGATATTTGTCTTTCAAAATTATTTTAATAAAATGATTGAAACGATAATAAGTTATGGTTTTAAAATCCTTATAGCGTTTTTTATATGGTATTGTTTAAGGATTTTTATTAATAAATTGAGTAAATTATTTTTGAAGACTTTGGCAAAATCAAAGTTAGAAACTAAGCTAGATTCTACTATTTTCAATTTTTTAAAGTCGTTTTTTAAAGTAATGGTAGATATGGTTTTAATTTTGATAATTTTACCTTATCTTGGTGTTTCTACAACTTCTATTTTTGCTATATTTGGGTCTTTAAGTATTGCTATTGGACTTGCTGCTCAAGGTATTTTATCTAATTTTGTTAGTGGTTTAATTGTTTTAAACTCTAATTTCTTTAAAATCGGTGACTACATTAAATGTGATGATGTTGAGGGACAAGTAGATGATGTTCAGATATTCTTTACTACACTTAAGACTGTGGATGGTAAGGTTGTGAAGCTTCCAAATAGTAAATTTACAAACATAGCAGTTATTAATTTTTCTGCAAATCCTAAAAGAAGAGTTGCTTTTGACTTTCAGGTGCCTTATGATACAGATATTAGTTTACTTAAGGATAAAATAGAAAAATTAGCATTTTCCTTTAATAAGGAACAGTATGGCATTGAGAATCCTAGTGTTGTTGTAGAAAGCTACACTCCTTATTACATAATTATGCAAGTAAGATGTTTTGTAAATACGGAATTTTTTTGGGATTTTCAATATTTCATAGCAGAGAATATTAAAGGTGTACTAGACGATATGGGAATAAAATATCCTATTCATATTGTTGATTTCACTAAATTGTATTAG
- a CDS encoding glycosyltransferase, which produces MRIAIFTDTYLPDKNGVATSIKQIKEGFEKKGHVVYIFCPSSRRSLLKENNVYRCLSFKLNHKVDARIAFPNKSRIKKIISEYQPEIIHTHSEFTMGKIGKRLALEHNIPIVHTNHTMWDFYLHYLGILKYLTNPDKIMKKFYNQIHHFIYPSIKARDKYFKLAKNSDYKIIPNGVDRELFIKKLDIAKRKEILNKHGISENDKIIVFVGRLNKEKNIHLLIEHLKKFLVENKNCKLMLIGKGREENEIRRFRKKFGLEKQIILIGTIPWEEMYYYYRISDVFASLSRSEVYPMTVIEALTAGIPAVLINDTIYKNVILQGKNGFLIEKYEDIHKYINEIIGNDEKLKTFKKNTEDNSLTFSSLFFIEKIEEYYSEIINQKFSNTI; this is translated from the coding sequence ATGAGGATTGCAATATTTACAGATACATACCTTCCTGATAAAAATGGGGTAGCAACATCAATAAAGCAAATTAAAGAAGGTTTTGAAAAAAAGGGTCATGTTGTTTATATTTTTTGTCCAAGCTCCAGAAGATCACTTTTAAAAGAAAATAATGTTTACAGGTGTTTATCATTCAAACTGAATCATAAGGTAGATGCTAGAATAGCCTTTCCAAATAAATCACGAATAAAAAAGATAATAAGTGAATATCAACCTGAAATAATTCATACACACTCTGAATTCACTATGGGTAAGATTGGAAAAAGATTGGCTTTAGAACACAATATCCCAATAGTTCATACAAATCACACAATGTGGGATTTTTATCTACATTATTTAGGCATATTAAAATATTTAACCAATCCAGACAAAATAATGAAAAAATTTTACAATCAAATACATCATTTCATCTACCCATCAATCAAGGCAAGAGACAAATATTTTAAACTTGCAAAGAATTCCGATTACAAAATAATCCCAAATGGAGTTGACAGGGAACTTTTCATAAAAAAACTAGACATAGCAAAGCGAAAAGAAATTTTAAACAAGCATGGAATAAGCGAAAATGATAAAATCATAGTGTTTGTTGGTAGGTTAAATAAAGAGAAAAATATACACTTACTAATAGAACACTTAAAAAAATTTTTAGTTGAGAATAAAAATTGTAAACTAATGCTTATAGGGAAAGGACGAGAAGAAAATGAAATAAGACGCTTTAGAAAAAAGTTTGGACTTGAAAAACAAATAATACTTATTGGAACAATTCCATGGGAAGAAATGTATTACTATTATAGAATCTCCGATGTCTTTGCAAGCCTATCAAGAAGCGAAGTATATCCAATGACAGTCATTGAAGCTTTAACTGCTGGAATACCTGCAGTACTTATTAATGACACAATATATAAAAATGTAATTTTACAAGGGAAAAATGGCTTTTTAATAGAAAAATACGAGGACATACACAAATATATTAACGAAATAATAGGAAATGATGAAAAATTAAAGACTTTTAAAAAAAACACAGAAGATAACTCCCTGACTTTTTCAAGCTTATTTTTCATAGAAAAAATTGAAGAATATTATTCTGAAATAATTAACCAGAAATTCTCTAATACAATTTAG
- a CDS encoding fibronectin type III domain-containing protein, whose amino-acid sequence MRLIFTFLLFFLCIYGVLAQELKLILDSKDGFKFIQESHNISFEKDSRGILGIYLDRHKGVLDFNNIDLRLEIEKDNLLKDTSLNYFVDSNNVKISNSFHNISGNSLIFYSSRNTVKLKPLTKKAFFYSGNVISDFTIQFWLYRTTSVTGEMIVSWNGYKNIKGSWLDQAIRLESEEGTFVWSFNNVFLDEKGEPIKVKIKSDDDFVPKEWHLHTIRYKQKEGLLEYLIDSRPQAIEYITNDRKEGSGYLLNIGNFIDFTLGQYFTGAIENFEIHKSFEEVSNAFFSRNKGYIITEPIKLSKDYSQILSIDFDNTKPKDTEIVYYYRLDNKVFYGTDENGEIKKNLMGDWIHFDPKDGFPNSNVSKYIQLKVEFYPNGNPVDSPALYSMVIAYIPEAAPFPPVITKAVPGSGEIFVEWFPVINSNIMGYYIYIGVSPGNYHGKSGGVLSSPIDVGNKTSFKITGLEDGRLYYISIASYNLDKSVNETSFSKEISVRPMEIFKKYE is encoded by the coding sequence ATGAGATTGATTTTTACATTTTTGCTGTTTTTTTTATGTATTTATGGTGTCCTTGCACAGGAACTTAAGTTAATTCTTGATTCGAAAGATGGGTTTAAGTTTATTCAGGAATCTCATAATATTAGCTTTGAAAAGGATAGTAGGGGTATTCTTGGAATTTATTTGGATAGACATAAGGGTGTTCTAGATTTTAATAATATTGATTTGAGATTGGAAATTGAGAAAGATAATCTTCTCAAAGATACTTCTTTAAATTATTTTGTTGACTCAAATAATGTGAAAATTTCAAATTCTTTTCATAATATTTCAGGCAATTCTTTAATTTTTTATTCAAGTCGAAATACTGTTAAACTTAAGCCTCTAACGAAGAAGGCTTTTTTTTATTCAGGTAATGTAATTTCTGATTTTACTATTCAATTTTGGTTGTACCGTACGACTTCTGTTACTGGAGAAATGATTGTAAGTTGGAATGGATATAAAAATATTAAAGGTTCTTGGTTAGACCAGGCTATTCGATTGGAAAGTGAGGAAGGTACTTTTGTTTGGAGCTTTAACAATGTGTTTTTGGATGAAAAAGGAGAGCCTATTAAGGTTAAAATAAAAAGTGATGATGATTTTGTACCTAAAGAGTGGCATTTGCATACTATAAGATATAAGCAGAAGGAAGGGTTGCTTGAATATTTAATAGATTCTAGACCACAAGCTATAGAGTATATTACGAATGATAGAAAAGAGGGATCTGGTTATTTATTAAATATTGGTAATTTTATTGATTTTACTTTAGGGCAGTACTTTACGGGAGCTATTGAAAATTTTGAAATTCATAAAAGTTTTGAGGAGGTGAGTAATGCCTTCTTCTCAAGAAATAAAGGATATATTATCACCGAGCCAATAAAATTATCTAAAGATTACTCTCAAATTCTCTCTATTGATTTTGATAATACGAAGCCTAAAGACACAGAGATTGTTTATTATTATAGGCTAGATAATAAAGTGTTTTATGGAACAGATGAGAATGGAGAGATCAAAAAGAATTTGATGGGAGATTGGATTCATTTTGATCCTAAGGACGGATTTCCTAATTCTAATGTGTCAAAATATATACAACTTAAGGTTGAATTTTATCCAAATGGTAATCCTGTAGATAGCCCAGCTCTTTATAGTATGGTGATTGCTTATATTCCTGAGGCTGCTCCCTTTCCGCCTGTTATAACAAAAGCCGTGCCGGGTTCGGGAGAGATATTTGTTGAATGGTTCCCTGTCATTAACAGTAACATTATGGGATATTATATTTATATTGGAGTTAGCCCTGGCAATTATCATGGTAAATCTGGAGGCGTTCTATCATCTCCTATTGATGTAGGTAATAAAACTTCTTTTAAAATTACAGGTCTTGAGGATGGAAGACTTTATTATATTAGTATTGCTTCTTATAATTTAGATAAGAGTGTAAATGAAACTTCTTTTTCAAAAGAAATTTCCGTAAGACCCATGGAGATATTTAAAAAATATGAATAA
- the rpoN gene encoding RNA polymerase factor sigma-54 — MIKQTLKLTQKLHMTQINTIKMLSLDTKDLINIILNEIENNEYLQVDSNQIFFETLKTYKFRKLFYKEDNNTKTQYEIALEKTSIKPSFKDHLLFQLRIQKLSKDEIKIGETIINNLNNKGFHIINPYELFKKEDCPKVTQMIELIQKFDPIGICVFNIIESLILQAKHHKLDNNVIKILERADLLDNTQEKIKEELKINTQVFNQALETIRLTLNPNPTFEFKDMKDTNHYIEPDIIIVNKDNQLKIKIKEVNIFKKELKKHEVKDLKKYKQAKWLIESLRYRDEVLAKIAIAIYTLQKEFLRRGFKSLRPMKLADISEKINLSKSTISRTIKNKYLKFDWGIISVRKLFNSIGGSKTNEFSKLSIKLVIKGILDKDKKMSDNKISDILKSKGISISRRTVNKYRNELKLEGEGYGT; from the coding sequence ATGATTAAACAAACCTTAAAGCTAACACAAAAACTACATATGACTCAAATAAATACAATCAAAATGCTAAGCCTTGATACAAAAGACCTAATAAATATTATATTAAATGAAATTGAAAATAATGAATATCTTCAAGTAGACTCAAATCAAATATTCTTTGAAACACTAAAAACCTATAAATTTAGGAAACTTTTCTATAAAGAAGATAATAATACTAAAACCCAATATGAAATTGCGCTAGAAAAAACATCAATCAAACCTTCTTTTAAAGACCATCTTTTATTCCAGCTAAGAATTCAAAAATTGAGTAAAGATGAAATTAAAATAGGAGAAACCATAATAAATAATCTAAATAACAAGGGATTTCACATAATAAACCCTTATGAATTATTCAAAAAAGAAGACTGTCCTAAAGTCACTCAAATGATTGAACTAATTCAAAAATTTGATCCAATAGGAATTTGTGTTTTTAACATAATAGAATCATTAATACTGCAAGCAAAACACCATAAATTAGACAATAATGTAATTAAAATTCTTGAGAGAGCAGATTTACTTGATAATACTCAAGAGAAAATAAAGGAAGAACTTAAAATCAATACTCAAGTTTTCAATCAAGCCCTTGAAACAATTAGACTTACCCTTAATCCTAACCCAACATTTGAGTTTAAAGATATGAAAGACACAAATCATTACATTGAACCTGATATCATCATCGTAAATAAAGACAATCAACTTAAGATAAAAATTAAAGAAGTCAACATTTTTAAAAAAGAATTAAAAAAACACGAAGTTAAAGATTTAAAAAAATATAAACAGGCAAAATGGTTAATTGAATCCTTAAGATACAGAGACGAAGTACTAGCCAAAATAGCAATAGCCATATATACACTTCAAAAAGAATTTTTAAGAAGAGGTTTTAAGAGTTTAAGGCCAATGAAGTTGGCTGACATATCTGAAAAAATTAACCTATCAAAATCAACGATATCAAGAACAATAAAAAATAAATATCTAAAGTTTGATTGGGGCATAATCTCTGTTAGAAAATTATTTAATTCAATAGGAGGTTCAAAAACAAATGAATTTTCTAAATTAAGTATTAAATTAGTAATAAAAGGAATCTTAGACAAAGATAAAAAGATGTCCGATAATAAAATTTCTGATATACTGAAATCTAAGGGAATCTCTATTTCAAGAAGGACTGTAAATAAATACAGAAATGAATTAAAACTTGAGGGGGAAGGTTATGGAACCTAA
- a CDS encoding DUF3298 domain-containing protein gives MTKKFPIIMAILLLIISCSKSEENTEKSDINIETKIIKETGTYKNNNIFHIDAKIPIVSGIEFGFEDLIQKWKMHNETEKLEKTKPKEYKHEYFYYSGFEIFTNEDLKITSILYSEYTTEGGANGFTTYYPINLKGNEIIKISDIISKDQLDSLIQVLREQAKKEFKEFMTFDMNHDLFENKFEEIFNKHKYYFKNNNVIFFYDPLMISNHANGKVEFTFPVAKNSED, from the coding sequence ATGACAAAAAAATTTCCAATTATAATGGCAATACTTCTATTAATTATCTCTTGTTCAAAATCTGAGGAAAATACAGAAAAATCTGATATCAACATTGAAACAAAAATCATAAAAGAAACCGGTACTTATAAAAACAATAACATCTTTCACATAGATGCCAAAATTCCAATTGTATCGGGAATAGAATTTGGATTTGAAGATCTTATACAAAAATGGAAAATGCATAACGAAACCGAAAAATTAGAAAAAACAAAGCCAAAAGAATATAAGCATGAATATTTTTATTATTCTGGTTTTGAAATATTTACAAACGAAGACCTTAAAATCACATCTATTCTATACTCAGAATACACAACAGAAGGAGGTGCAAATGGGTTTACAACATATTATCCCATCAATCTTAAGGGAAACGAAATAATAAAAATTTCAGATATAATTTCAAAAGATCAATTAGATTCCTTAATACAAGTACTAAGAGAACAAGCGAAAAAAGAATTTAAAGAATTCATGACATTTGATATGAATCATGATTTATTTGAAAATAAATTTGAAGAGATTTTTAACAAACATAAATATTACTTTAAAAATAACAATGTAATATTCTTCTATGATCCACTTATGATAAGTAATCATGCAAATGGAAAAGTTGAATTTACATTCCCAGTTGCTAAAAACAGTGAGGACTAG
- a CDS encoding chromate transporter, whose amino-acid sequence MNKPKEESYELLNLFYLVLKITTFTIGGGLLIISELRKTIVDNKKLISEKDFNEILASSNVVPGVTAINFAFLIGKKLKGFKGAFLLTIAGILPSIVVITILALYINLDSNNIYFKKFLEGAKISSTMIMSMVILEFSKKMLKKSIAKWLICLAITYVIYKFHVDLTYILLIFLLIYFVKYAIKKRFYKKKAQI is encoded by the coding sequence ATGAACAAACCAAAAGAAGAATCATATGAATTACTTAATTTATTCTATCTCGTACTTAAAATAACAACATTCACTATTGGTGGAGGATTGTTAATAATATCTGAACTTAGAAAAACAATCGTTGATAATAAAAAGTTAATATCTGAAAAAGATTTCAATGAAATCCTTGCCTCGTCCAATGTAGTTCCCGGTGTTACGGCCATCAATTTTGCATTCTTAATTGGTAAAAAACTTAAAGGATTTAAAGGGGCATTTTTATTAACTATTGCTGGTATCTTACCATCCATAGTTGTAATCACAATACTAGCACTTTATATAAATTTAGATTCAAATAATATTTATTTTAAAAAATTTCTTGAGGGTGCAAAAATATCATCAACTATGATAATGTCAATGGTTATACTTGAATTCTCAAAAAAAATGTTAAAGAAATCAATAGCAAAATGGCTCATATGTTTAGCAATAACATATGTAATATACAAGTTTCATGTAGACCTAACATATATACTACTAATATTTCTATTAATATATTTTGTAAAATATGCAATAAAAAAAAGATTTTATAAAAAAAAGGCACAAATTTGA
- a CDS encoding tetratricopeptide repeat protein produces MNNVSFEKALELYKKSDFKNALLHLDVFDDNFDSLSLKALIYFRLKDYKALLYILNTYPILSEYRFLINLVNYGKFEDRINELSYFENYNLGIFYFGLKEYENSLNCFLKASEQNTSFIQAVNNAAVLLEMLNRREEANHIILKASDIDKNNPLVKLNSWFLKNNCIFDDVKPLEIDESFYGANLALVVNYLMYYLYSMGEISNAVKLSERFLTDSSYSKYIWHNRATILHKIGNMTQATKSYVSAILSFPNVYTIYNMHIATVELLNFSPKKAIERMILDYPDMDLICFYAFLFFLRNRDLEDAYFYMKKLCELKSDTYSELLKLLEAREDILIEELLEEFAIVLKGNWILEYLFFIDNSLNLKDPVFLFDYDIRLCPYIWKIKDEHIELRINNNEISITREILLNELRNIKMDVSVREIKDLIDAYRDFRINC; encoded by the coding sequence ATGAATAATGTCAGTTTTGAAAAAGCATTAGAACTTTATAAGAAAAGCGATTTTAAAAATGCTCTTCTTCATTTAGATGTTTTTGATGATAATTTTGATTCTCTATCTCTTAAAGCTTTAATTTACTTCAGGCTTAAAGATTATAAGGCACTCTTATATATTCTAAATACTTATCCTATTTTGAGTGAGTATAGATTTTTAATTAATCTTGTAAATTACGGTAAATTTGAAGACAGAATAAATGAATTAAGTTATTTTGAAAATTATAATCTTGGTATTTTTTATTTTGGACTAAAAGAATATGAGAATTCTTTGAATTGTTTTTTAAAGGCTAGCGAACAAAATACTAGTTTTATTCAGGCTGTTAATAATGCTGCTGTTTTGCTTGAAATGTTAAACAGAAGAGAAGAAGCTAATCATATCATTCTTAAGGCTAGCGATATAGATAAAAATAATCCTCTTGTTAAATTAAATAGTTGGTTTTTGAAAAATAATTGTATATTTGATGACGTAAAGCCTTTGGAAATAGATGAGAGTTTTTATGGGGCTAATCTTGCTCTTGTTGTTAATTATTTGATGTATTATCTCTATTCTATGGGAGAGATAAGTAATGCGGTTAAGCTTTCCGAGAGGTTTTTAACAGATTCTAGTTATTCTAAATATATTTGGCATAATAGAGCCACTATTTTGCATAAAATAGGAAATATGACGCAGGCTACTAAATCTTATGTAAGTGCTATTTTAAGCTTTCCTAATGTGTACACAATATATAATATGCATATTGCTACGGTAGAACTTTTAAATTTTTCTCCTAAAAAAGCTATTGAAAGAATGATTCTAGATTATCCCGATATGGATTTGATTTGTTTTTATGCTTTTTTATTTTTTTTAAGGAATCGTGACCTTGAAGACGCATATTTTTATATGAAAAAGCTTTGCGAACTTAAGTCAGACACTTATTCTGAACTTTTAAAGTTACTTGAGGCTAGGGAAGATATTTTAATTGAAGAACTTTTAGAAGAGTTTGCAATAGTGTTAAAGGGAAATTGGATATTAGAATATTTGTTTTTTATTGATAATTCTTTAAATTTAAAAGATCCTGTATTTTTGTTTGATTATGATATTAGACTTTGTCCTTATATTTGGAAAATTAAAGATGAGCATATTGAGCTTAGGATTAACAATAATGAGATTTCTATTACTAGAGAAATTTTGTTAAATGAGCTTAGGAATATTAAAATGGATGTTTCAGTTAGGGAGATTAAGGATTTAATTGATGCTTATAGGGATTTTAGGATCAATTGTTAA
- a CDS encoding chromate transporter has protein sequence MTLLNLFITFFKIGILNFGGGNGITAVINKEIIANKQWITKQEFINIITISRITPGPIATNIATYVGAKIAGVSGAIIATIALITAPLLIITLIVLVLHKINFLKYYLENLRPVIIALWLITIIILVESIFLKISASSTELLKSFSLAALNLIILLIYKKISPAILIISSGILYIFM, from the coding sequence TTGACTCTGCTAAATTTATTTATCACTTTCTTTAAAATAGGAATTCTAAATTTCGGTGGAGGTAATGGGATTACAGCAGTAATCAATAAAGAAATAATTGCTAATAAACAATGGATAACTAAACAAGAATTTATTAATATTATTACAATATCTAGAATTACTCCTGGTCCTATTGCTACCAATATAGCAACTTATGTTGGTGCAAAAATTGCTGGCGTTAGTGGTGCCATCATTGCTACAATAGCCTTAATCACCGCCCCTCTATTAATTATTACTCTTATAGTACTAGTACTACATAAGATAAATTTCCTAAAGTATTATCTTGAAAACCTAAGGCCTGTGATTATAGCATTATGGCTAATTACTATAATTATTTTAGTTGAAAGTATATTCCTAAAAATAAGCGCTAGTAGCACAGAACTTTTAAAGAGCTTTTCACTTGCAGCATTAAACCTAATTATTTTATTAATTTACAAAAAAATTAGCCCTGCAATATTAATAATATCCAGTGGAATACTGTATATTTTCATGTAA
- the uvrC gene encoding excinuclease ABC subunit UvrC — protein MREHLQYLYQKVQDFPTTSGCYKMCSKSNKILYIGKAKNLRARVKSYFLERIGHKTKILMRNVENIEIITTNSEYEALLLECNLIKEHRPDYNIKLKDDKGYPMIRITREKYPRVFKTRKIINDRSEYFGPYVNAKNLDLVLDLINKTFKTRKCKNRSNTPCLYFHMGQCLGVCYRDDLEEEYKKEIDKIRLILNGNISELLDEIERKMKEVIKKEDFEQAIKLKETKKSLIEINQTQIITKINKLSADYVYIYKSDMLNVIVILKYRNGKLVEKDINFDESIYEEDELIAEFLVQYYTAINMIVPDKIYIFKDIETENITKLINELKNTSPEIIYEESQNTIKIMEMAISNAEIALREYDNEKHKALESLRITLEMTKLPKVIEGFDIAHINGYKTVASLITFKMGKPFKGGYRVYKINSLNSGEIDDFKAIKEVVSRRYSKLINENLELPDLILIDGGKGQLSSAYSILKGLKIEDKIAICALAKREETIFLPNKKQGINLPEGNPALKILQNVRDEAHRRANRFNSRLHSKIKLNYSDIEGIGDKLAKNILKTLGTYENILPLSENEIAEKMNININLAKKIKKFSEKKHLDNMNL, from the coding sequence ATGAGAGAACATTTGCAATACTTGTATCAAAAAGTACAAGATTTTCCAACTACTAGTGGATGCTATAAGATGTGCTCTAAGTCTAACAAAATATTGTACATTGGAAAAGCAAAAAATTTAAGAGCAAGAGTAAAAAGTTATTTTTTAGAAAGAATTGGACACAAAACAAAAATATTAATGAGAAATGTAGAAAATATAGAAATAATTACTACAAATAGTGAATATGAGGCTTTACTTTTAGAATGCAACTTAATAAAAGAACATAGACCAGATTATAACATTAAACTAAAAGATGACAAGGGATACCCTATGATAAGAATAACTCGTGAGAAGTATCCAAGAGTCTTTAAAACCAGAAAAATAATAAATGACAGAAGTGAATATTTTGGACCATATGTTAACGCAAAAAATTTAGATCTAGTATTAGATCTTATTAACAAAACATTTAAAACTAGAAAATGTAAAAATAGATCAAATACTCCATGTCTTTACTTTCACATGGGGCAATGCCTTGGGGTATGTTACAGAGACGACCTTGAAGAAGAGTACAAAAAGGAAATAGACAAAATAAGACTCATATTAAATGGAAACATATCTGAACTTTTAGATGAAATTGAAAGAAAGATGAAAGAAGTAATTAAAAAAGAAGACTTTGAGCAAGCAATAAAATTAAAAGAAACCAAAAAATCATTAATAGAGATAAATCAAACTCAAATAATTACAAAAATTAATAAGCTGAGTGCAGATTATGTATACATCTACAAATCCGATATGCTCAATGTTATCGTAATACTTAAATATAGGAACGGCAAATTAGTAGAAAAAGACATCAATTTTGATGAGAGCATATATGAAGAGGATGAACTAATAGCAGAGTTTTTAGTCCAATACTATACAGCCATTAATATGATAGTACCCGACAAAATATATATTTTTAAAGATATTGAAACTGAGAATATCACTAAACTAATAAATGAACTTAAAAACACAAGCCCTGAAATAATTTACGAAGAATCCCAAAACACCATAAAGATAATGGAAATGGCAATTTCTAATGCAGAAATCGCATTAAGAGAATATGATAATGAAAAACATAAAGCACTGGAAAGTTTAAGAATCACTCTTGAAATGACAAAACTTCCAAAAGTAATTGAAGGATTTGACATTGCTCATATTAATGGATATAAAACAGTAGCATCTTTGATTACCTTTAAAATGGGAAAACCTTTTAAAGGTGGATATAGAGTTTATAAAATAAACTCATTAAACAGTGGAGAAATTGATGACTTTAAGGCAATAAAAGAAGTTGTATCAAGGAGATATTCAAAACTAATCAATGAAAACTTAGAACTTCCCGATTTAATTTTAATCGATGGAGGCAAAGGGCAATTAAGCTCTGCTTATTCTATTTTAAAAGGACTAAAAATTGAAGATAAGATAGCTATTTGTGCACTAGCAAAAAGAGAAGAAACAATATTCTTACCAAATAAAAAGCAAGGTATTAATCTTCCAGAAGGGAACCCTGCTCTTAAGATATTACAAAATGTTAGAGACGAAGCCCATAGACGCGCAAATAGGTTTAATAGTAGGCTACACAGTAAGATAAAGCTAAATTACAGCGATATAGAAGGAATTGGTGATAAGCTTGCAAAAAATATTTTAAAAACACTTGGAACATATGAGAATATATTACCTTTAAGTGAAAATGAAATAGCTGAAAAAATGAACATTAACATTAATCTTGCAAAAAAAATAAAAAAATTTTCAGAAAAGAAGCATTTAGATAACATGAATTTATAA
- the holA gene encoding DNA polymerase III subunit delta, whose amino-acid sequence MQEVYLLLGKEQGLKEAYLNDILSKLGDLLVNKIFLSDLSSVELSELLLTNSFFSKREVFIIYEAESLKNKKDLELIYSTIAKSLNKIVILVSSENSISFDPKDSLKVIKKTFYELSNPDKFSFVKKSFFELGIKITDKAINLMLFMLDSDTKILKFYINSLSLLVKNKTIDEHDVSSWISYVRPENSFSLFESIIKRDMENSLVKIKSILDQGEDFVSVLMSLGWQFKKLLKIKIDFQNSGNISAVFKKHKIFFSLEKIYKIGLKNYSGFDIKFILKIFHKFDLYARIYGKNLHLNLAYFMVFILLRKDETILNNFSSKFKYNF is encoded by the coding sequence ATGCAAGAAGTTTACTTATTATTGGGTAAAGAACAGGGATTAAAGGAAGCTTATTTGAATGACATTTTAAGTAAGCTTGGTGATTTGTTGGTGAATAAAATTTTTCTATCGGATTTGTCATCGGTAGAGCTTTCTGAGTTACTTTTAACCAATTCTTTTTTTTCTAAGAGGGAAGTTTTTATTATTTATGAAGCTGAGAGTTTAAAAAATAAAAAGGATTTAGAATTAATTTATAGTACCATTGCAAAGTCTTTAAATAAGATTGTTATTCTTGTTTCTAGTGAGAATTCAATCAGCTTTGATCCTAAGGATTCTTTGAAAGTAATTAAGAAAACTTTTTATGAGTTATCCAATCCTGATAAGTTTTCATTTGTGAAGAAAAGTTTTTTCGAGCTAGGTATAAAAATTACAGATAAGGCCATAAATTTAATGCTTTTCATGCTAGATTCAGATACTAAAATTTTGAAATTTTATATAAATTCTCTTTCTCTTCTTGTTAAGAATAAAACTATTGATGAACATGATGTAAGTTCTTGGATTAGTTATGTACGACCTGAGAATTCTTTTTCTTTGTTTGAATCAATTATAAAAAGAGATATGGAGAATTCTTTAGTTAAGATTAAATCTATTTTAGATCAAGGAGAAGATTTTGTTAGCGTGTTAATGAGTCTTGGTTGGCAATTTAAAAAGCTTTTAAAGATAAAAATAGACTTCCAAAATTCTGGTAACATTTCCGCTGTCTTTAAAAAACATAAGATATTTTTCTCACTAGAGAAAATTTATAAGATAGGACTTAAAAATTATTCAGGTTTTGATATTAAATTTATTTTAAAAATATTTCATAAGTTTGATTTGTATGCAAGAATTTATGGTAAGAATTTACATTTGAATTTAGCGTATTTTATGGTATTTATACTACTCAGAAAAGATGAAACCATTCTTAATAATTTTTCTTCCAAATTTAAATATAATTTTTAA